DNA from Onychomys torridus chromosome 1, mOncTor1.1, whole genome shotgun sequence:
GAAATACTCAATCACAGTGCTGTTTAGCATGAAATGCCCTCCTTTTTCCCCAAGTAAGATGTCCTACTTCACAGGTTGTGTTAGACCCCAGCCtcattttcttccccttctccctaaTCTTCTTCTTTGTAAAACACAGAGGTATAAGCCATATTGTCTGTTGTTTGAACTCAGGCATTTTGTGGTTGTAAACCTACTATTCCTAAAATTAattcagtcaatcaatcaatcaatccatcaatgaatgaatgaatgaatgaatcagtcagtcaatcaatcaatcaatcaatcgtcaataaatcttttttctttcctatctaCGTTGCTCTTATTTTATTCCTCTGAATTTCCTTCCTTAAGATTtccttatttcaatttttttctgtagtAACTCTTAAGCATTTCTTCTTCCAATTACTAATTCATGCCTATAAAATTGCCACACACCCACTTACATAGCAGTTTCTGATCTCAACCAGTTTGACTGGTTACCAAAACTGGAAGTCTTTTAATAAAACTTCATTTCACAGTGTGTGGTACACATGATGATGAATTCCCTGTGCTAACTTGGCTAAATTATAGTGACAGTTTTTGGTCAAGTAGTATTCTagatatttttatgaataagtttttttttataaataattaactTTTGGATTTTCAGATATTGAAGAAAGATCATCACTCTATTCTGTGTGTGGCTTCATTTAATCAGAAGAGAGGGTAAACTGAGGTCTCCCTAGGAAATAGGGATTCTGTCCCAGAGGGTGTTGAGATACAGAGTGTACATCAACTCTTCCTTGGGTTTCCATCCTGTCCTGAATAATTCACACGTTAAGTGCTCGCAACTGCAACAGCCATTTTCTTGCCCCTGCACTAGTTCTGTTCCTCTTtgaaacactgactaaaacataTACTAGAAATTCAGTCATtctgatgaatgaatgagaagTTCACTAGAGGAGTCTAGGGACCATGTTGGTGTGCTCCCAAGCACGAATATTAacgtttaaaaatatttcattatagaCAGGACTTGAGTGGTTCCTTTAAGCATCACTATTGTGGACCAATTGTATAGAGATTTGTTTTGGAACTCAGCAGGAATTTCTCTTCTTAAACTCAATACCCAGGTCTCTTTCTGACCTCTAtcttttggtatttattttcctTGAGCCTTTGCTCAAGGGAAGACAGTAAAAGGATCCTCCTTGTACTCTAGAAATAGAGGAAAGCCCAATTTTGAGCCTTGATTACTCACTTTGGTTGTGGTGATGGTTGAATCTGCTGTAGCACATCTCATAGAACACAGAAGCTTCTTCAGTTAAGatattcttcttttattttgattcaGGAAAATGCAACCAGGCTCAAGGGAAGATGGGATTTGAGTCACAGAGAAACTTCAGCTCCACCCATGGGATGGGAATGTTTGTTGAGAGGTTCAGTTGGTTGGTTGGGGGAATCTCAGAGAGATTATAGATATGACCAATTGGATCATACCTCTAGCCCAGCTGTCTTTAAGGCATGCTTTCCTCAAGTTCTAATGCATCAGTGGCCCAGACACACTGGTTCCCTCAGTTTTAGAAAGtgcttttcctctttcccagAAGGAGGGACTCTGCTAACACTGAGGTCAGagtctttaaataattttttattgttctcaTACAATTAATCCAgagcacagtttcccctctctccactcttccCATTACCCTTTTCCCCTAGATCTACTCTTTCTCCGATTCCTTTCAGAAGAGAGGAGGCCTCCAGGGAATATCAACTGaatacagcataacaagatacaataagactaggtacaaaccctTATATATCAAGGCTGggaaaggcaacccagtaggaggaaaagggtcccaagagcaatttaaagaatcagagacacccccactcttactatcaggagtcccacaaaacaccaagctaataAACATAtttgcagaggatctggcacAGACCCATTCAGGCTCTGATTGCTGCTTCAGTTGCTGTGAATTCCTATGAGCCccgtttagttgattctgtgggctgtgctcttctggtgtccttgacccctctgactcctacaatttttcctccatctcttcttcagGACTCCTCAAGCTCCAAAGGAACTTGGACTAACAGGCCAATAATTCTGAAGGGCATGAGTAAAGGAAAGTAGATATGTTTTAGAAAGACAACTTGGATCAAGACAGGTTCAAAAACTGAAGAAACTTAAAGATGAACATTGTGACTGCTTATCAACATGTTGGAAATCAGAAAAACGCCATGTTCTGAATTCTCTACCGTAACACATTTTGATGAACTCACAAGTTCAGCAACCTGCCACTTAAGTGTTGTTCTCACCTACTCAATGCTTTTTGTCCTGTCTCCATTTTCTTAAAAGTAAAGACAGTTTATTGGATCCTGCCCTTCCTACCACCAAGACATTGCTATAGTACTTGTTAGTCTTCCTTGAACTTCAGATAATAACACATAATGTATGTAAGAAAAGTTACTTACTCCATTCACCATGTAACGTGGCAGAGCACCAGCTATGCCAGGGGCCCCGACCAAGAGGAAGACTTGCCTCTGAATCAGTGTGCACTATAGCATTTTTGCATGTGTGCCATGTAACATGTAAAACTTTTGATGCCAATTTTAACAGGGATGTGTGGAGTATCTATCAAGCCCTAACATAATACCTGCTAGGTACATAGACACAAATCAAGAAAATCAACCTCACTGACTTGGAATTGGTTAAAGAGTGGTCACTATTAGAATATAAAGCAGATGATATGAAATTCTGTGTGAATGGgccaagatttttttcccttttttaaaatttattatatttgtgttttaattttacacaccagctatgggttccactgtcctcccccctcccaccccacccccacctttcccccagcctctcccctccattcccatctcctccaagactcccctggggattcaattcaacctggtggattcagtacaatcagctccagtcccctccttccaggctgagcaaagtgtccctgtgtaagcccatggttccaaacagccagctcatgcactaaggacaggtctgggtcccactgcctgggtgcctcccaaacagttcaagctattcaattgtctcacttatccagagggcctgatctagctgggggctccacaggttttggttcataattcatgtgtttcaattagtttggctatttgtccctgtgctttttccagtcttggtctcaacaattcacactcttacagtccctcctctttttggacaattggactcctggaactccacctggggcctggctgaggatctctgcacccacttccatcagatattggatgagagttccagcacgaccgttagggtgtttggccatctgatcaccagactaggtcagatcaggctttctctgaccattgccagtagtctacagaggatgtatcattgtggatttctggggacctctctagcactttgcttcttcctgttcttatgtagtcttcatttatcttggtctgttattccttgttctccctttctgttcttgatccagctgggatctcctgctcccctaagctctctttcctttgaaccttgcccttcattactcccactgtcgtccaggttgttcatgtagatctcatccatttctctgtcactgggaaatccctgtgtctttcctagggtcctgttttctaggtaccctccctggagttgtgtagcagtctagtcatcctagtcatagtatcctcctatgagtgagtacataccatgtttgtctttctgagtctgggttacctcactcaggatgatttttttctagaaccatccatttgactgcaaacctcatgatgtcatgtgaaggacctttatgacaagaactttaagtccctgaaaaaagaaattgaagaagatgtcagaaaatggaaagatctcccatgctcatggacaggcaggattaacatagtaaaaatggcgatcttaccaaaagtaatctacagactcagtgtaatccccatcaaattaccaacacaattcttcacagatctggaaagaataatactcaactacatatggaaaaacaaaaaacccagaatagccaaaagaatcctgtacaataaaacaacctctggaggcatcacaatccctgacctcaagctctactatagagctactgtaataaaaacagcttggtactggcataaaaactgacatgtggaccaacagaatcgaattgaagaccctgacattaacctgcacacgtatgaacatataattttggcaaagaagccaaaactgtacaatggaaaaaagaaagcatcttcaacaaatggtgctggcataactggttgtcaacatgtagaagaatgcaaatagatccatatctgtcaccgtgcacaaaacttaagtccaagtggatcaaagacctcaacataaatccagttactctgaacctgatagaagagaaattaggaagtagtcttgaatgcattggcaccggagatcactttctaaatataacaccagtagcacagacactgagagaaacaatcaatcaatgggacctgttgaaactgagaagcttttgtacagcaaaggacatggtcagcaagacaaagtgacagcctacatacagaatgggaaaaggtcttcaccaatcccacatctgacagagggctggtatccagaatatataaagaagtcaagaaatgagacatcaaaatgcccaacaatccaattaagaaatgggctatagaactaaacagagaattctcaacagaggaagctcaaatggctgaaagacatttaaggaattgctcaacatccctaattatccgggaaatgcaaatcaaaatgactctgagataccaccttacacctgtcagaatggctaagataaaaaaacacagaagacagcttatgctggagaggatgtggagcaaggggaactctcctccactgctggtgggaatgcaaacttgtacagccactttggaaatcaatatgacgcttccttagaaaattgggagccggttggggatttagctcagtagtagagtacttgcctagcaagtgcaaggccctgggttcaatcctcagctcaaaacaaacaaacaaacaaccccccccccaaaacaaaaagccaccctgcctgggctccaggctctctgctctcactgttgTGGCGGACCGACCGAGAGACCAAGACCTGGAGCTTGAAggtaataaaggctctttgctgggctggagagatggctcagaggttaaaagcactgactgctcttccagaagtctcgagttcaattcccagcaaccacatggtggttcacaaccatctataatgagatctgatgccctcttctggtgtgcagacatacatacaaacagaacgctgtatacataatcaatcaataaataaatcttaaaaaaaaaaattgggaatccatctcccccaagacccagcaatagcactcttgggcatatacccaaggaatgctcaatcataccacaagggcatttgctcagctatgttcatatcagcattgtttgtaatagccagaacctggaaacaacctagatgtccttcaactgaagaatggataaagaaaatatggtacatatacacactatgctgagtactactcagcagagaaaaacaatgacatcatgaggtttgcaagccaAGATATTTTTAGAATCCCATTTTAATTTCAGAATGGAGCTTGATCTGGGGGCAGACCATAGTTCATGCTTAAAAACTGGTACACACGCTTGAGACAGACTGAGAGTTCTACTTATATGAGCCCTACCTTAAAGTTCTACCTTCTGCCCCTTGACTCTTCTCTAGTCATATTTAACCACTTGTTCTACTGTATAGGCAGAGGACTTTCCCCTTAAGTTTCTCCCACTTCCATTTCTTATCCAAGTGAGTTCAATTCATCATCTATCAAgtatgcctttttcttttttcaggagcCCAGTTAGAGCTCAGAAAATTCCAAAAGTTCAAAAATATACTATTTCCCTCCTTTCCAGCCACAGCTAGTATCAGTAGCCCTTTGCTTGCTCCCCATTTCCTGGCTTATTCTTCCCTCTACTCCAATGGACTGTGAGATTCTCAAAGGCAAAAATGAGTTCTTTTTTACATCTGAGACCTTAGAAACTTAAAAATAGGCATAAATAAAACTTTTGCTTTaagcctaactttttttttttggtttttttgagacagagtttctctgtgtagctttgcgcctttcctgggacttgctttgtagaccaagctggcctcgatctcatagagatccgcctgcctctgcctcttgagtgctgggattaaaggtgtgcaccaccactgcttggctaagCCTAACTTTTTAATATGTGGGTCAGGACCCCATGTGAGTTGACATAACCAAGTGTTGGGGATGTGGAAAATTTAGTGACAGTAGTTAAGTTTCTGAATTATCAGTGATAGAAAAATTCAGTatgaaacaaataacaaatttGAGGAGTTTCTGAAAGCAACAGCCCATGCTGCACCACATGACTTCATGGCTGGCTTGGTTCTGAACACATCACATGTGCACTTTTTATTGCACATTCTATCACACAACACATCCTAAAGAAAcagtttggtttagttttgagtctactgtgttttttttaactgtacacacaaaattttcttctcttatagAAACATAATGCTTCTATTAttgaaaagaaagttttaaaaagttttaaatattttctaccaTCACTAGTCATCATGAAAATATAATACTAGCATATGTTTAGATTGTATAATGAtagaattatttaaatatttctgagTTACTGACTTCAGTTTAGTGAAAAGTGTATAATGTTGTCTTGTAGTGAGTACCAAATCTTTAACAATTTCCAAAATGACTGTAAGTATACTTACTGCCATTTTATCCTATATATTTATAAAGCAATTTTCTCAGCAGTGGTCATTACAAAATAGAGATGTTGCTTAActctgaaaatttttttttttccagacagggtttctctgtgtagctttggcacctttcctggaactcacttggtagccaggctggccttgaactcatagagatccacctgcctctgcctcccaagtgttgggacttaAGGCAAGCTcaaccaccacccggcttcaattctgaaaaattttaaagatactttaCAGCCTGCAGTATGAAATACTCAGTTGAGACTTATTTATGTGAATATATCATTAATATACAAATTTGCTGTCATATTTAATAATTGATAAATTTTTTTTGCTACAcatagaatgttttaaaataaaaattttcatgatTTATTACCAATAAATATTTAGCTTCAATACTTAATTTGCATAAATGCATGCTGAGTATTGTGTAAAGATTTCTCAAATGAAAAAGGGTCAGTATAGAATAAATTTAGAGAAGAttgttgtaataaataaatcaatgattATTTGTAGTTATTAGAATGGAAAATCTTTACTGGCATTTACAACATATTGTGACATATTATTTAGTGTATAATGATCCTAGCAATATTGTATAATATAATTACTCATATTTAAACCCAGAAAGGACACaatataaacagataaaaaaCTTATTCTTCTGCTTAACCAAGACTCTGTACATACTTTAAACAATGTATCCATTATGTAACATTTAATAAACTGTTTTTCTATTTAGACTTCTTGGATATGTACTGAAATTTAAGGTCTACAAAGCAAAGGCAACATGGGAACCATTTTTCTCTTGCTGAAATCTAAAATAGGGCTAGAAAACATTGGCTTTAAGAAATATGTGTGACATAAATGAGGTAACTAATGGACAAAACATATTTTCAGATCAGagaatgtaactcagtggtagagagcctgCATAGCATGTTAGAGGCATTAGAAACAATCCCTAGCaccaaagaaaataattatagaaataatTTCACCACAGTCTTACACTTTTTATTGTTGATGCTCATAACAAAGCCATTGGTATGATTTGATACACCAagtatgttgtttttgtttttcaaccaCTCCGCAGGCTCCAAGACCCATAAACATCCAGTGTCATCATGTCTGATCTTTTCTTCTTAGTACACTGAACATGGCCCCCCTGATGGGCTTGGACTTGACACTGTAGATGATGGGGTTGAGCACAGGAGGCACCACAAGGTACACATATGCTACAAGGGCATGAACAATGTGGGGCAGGTGCTTACCAAAACGATGGATCATGGACACACCTATGACTGGAATGTAAAAGACCAGGACAGCCAAGATATGGGAAATACATGTATTGAGGGCTCAGACACGCTCCCTGGGAGAGGCTAGTCCCATCACTGTGTGAAGAATCAGTGCATAGGACATAACAATAAGCAAAGAGTCTACACCCACTGTGGACAGAACCACATAGAGTCCATATAGGATGTTGACAGTAATGTCAGCACAGGCCAGCTTCATGACATCAGCATGGAAGCAGAATgagtgagacaggaggatcttacCAGGACAGTAGTTCAGTCGCTTCAGCAAGAAGGGCACTGGGAATAGTGACAGAGTGGCTCGAGCTACAATGATAGCCCCAATCCCGATGATGACATTATTAGTGAGGACAGATGCATAGCGCAGTGGGTTGGAGATAGCCACAAAGCGGTCAAATGACATGGCCAAGAGTACTGAAGACTCCACCACGGAGAAGGAGTGTAAGAAGAACATTTGTATTAGGCAGGTGTGGAAACTGATCCAACGATAGTCAAACCAGAGCACAGCCAGGGTGGAAGGCATAGTGGACAAGGTAAGGCCCACATCACTTAAGGCCAGCATGGACAGGAAGTAGTACATGGGCTGGTGTAAGCTATGGGTCCTCTTCACAGCCAGGAGGATGAGGCAGTTTCCAGTGAGTGCCACAGTGTACATGGAGGAGAAGGGGATGGAGATCCATCCATGGATGGCTTCTAGTCCTTGGATGCCAGTCATGAGGAAGTACTGTGGCTGGAAGAAGGAGATGTTGATGAAGGACTGGGGAGGGAGCATCCTTGGAGACAGTTAAGGGCTCTAGGAAGATGTGATCTGTTTAATCTCTGAAGAAACCTAAGTAGAATGATGAAGTTAATGCAAATTCTTCTGGTGTAATATCTATTGATATGGGTCTAAGCATGAACACAACAGATATGAAGCAGATTTAGAAATGTAGTgcgtctaaaagaaaaacaatcctaaagaaggaaaataggactgggaagatggctcagtgagtaaagatgcatgttgccaagcctgatgaccttgtCCCCAGATCCAATCTGGCGGAAGCAGAGACTAACATTGTCAATCTGGCCTCTGATCTCACATCTACTCTATTGCCTACCTCTCtcacattaaataaatcaatgaaagtCAAATATAAGGAAACTATAAATTCAACCCAGTGGGTACCAAAGTAACAGTTAAATGTGAGAAACAGTATTCTCTTCACAATTGAAACCAGCAATgtagattgtaagagtcagaataccaggaagtctgctgttaAAGTCTCTCTTAGAATCGCTGCATAAATAGGATCGGAACAGTGGTAACATCAATGGACACGTACATGTGGAAGGGGGAAATTTCATGGGGTCTCACCTCCAGGCTAAGGACTCCAGGCAACTAGTGATTACTAGGAGAGGAATAATGATCACCTCCAGGGATGAGGCCCCTTACTGGTTGCGCAAAATGAAGTGGTCAAGCCTGAAACTACATGCACACAGCCAAAACAGACTCAGtcagttgtatttatatattttttagcatacttatacacacacatacaaacatacatgtacca
Protein-coding regions in this window:
- the LOC118575845 gene encoding LOW QUALITY PROTEIN: olfactory receptor 51I2-like (The sequence of the model RefSeq protein was modified relative to this genomic sequence to represent the inferred CDS: substituted 1 base at 1 genomic stop codon) encodes the protein MLPPQSFINISFFQPQYFLMTGIQGLEAIHGWISIPFSSMYTVALTGNCLILLAVKRTHSLHQPMYYFLSMLALSDVGLTLSTMPSTLAVLWFDYRWISFHTCLIQMFFLHSFSVVESSVLLAMSFDRFVAISNPLRYASVLTNNVIIGIGAIIVARATLSLFPVPFLLKRLNYCPGKILLSHSFCFHADVMKLACADITVNILYGLYVVLSTVGVDSLLIVMSYALILHTVMGLASPRERVXALNTCISHILAVLVFYIPVIGVSMIHRFGKHLPHIVHALVAYVYLVVPPVLNPIIYSVKSKPIRGAMFSVLRRKDQT